Genomic DNA from Acuticoccus sp. MNP-M23:
ATGTAGAGCGCCTCGCGGACCTTGCGGTGTCCACCCCAGATTCGGCGGGCTCCGCGCCATGTACCACTCTCCCTGGTGTGCGGTGCGAGACCGGCGAGCGAGGCGATGCGGCGTCAAACGAGCATGCCAAGTTCGGGAAGTTCGCCGAGAAGGGTGGCCAGAACCGTTGGGCCGATGCCCGGCACTGCGGTCAGAAGTCGGGCTTGTGAGGAGAGCTACTGGTCCGCCTCGATCAGCCGCGCGGTGGCGCGATCGAGCTCGACGATCTCGTGGGTGAGCAGGTCGATCATCGCCTCGATCTGCTCGGCGATCTCTTCCTGGCCGGCCTTGTGCGGCGCGTTTTCTCGGCCTTTCGGATGTCCACCAACTGTCTGCGGCGTCTGAGGAAATCGGACGGCCGGTTCCGCGCGTGGCTGCTCGGGCGTGTGATGGCAAGGTCGAGAACCGAGCCCATCTGGGCAAGCACCCGGGCATCGACGCGGTCGGTCTTGGCGAGGACGCCGGTGGCCCTGGCGAACTCGCGGGCCTGACGTGGATTGGTCCGCGAGAAGGCGATGCCGCGTTCGGCGAGCGCGGCGATAAGGGGCCCGTCGCATCCACTCGTGGCTTCGAAGACGACGAGGACGTCTGGTTCGAGAGAGGCGACCCACAGGGTGATCGCCTCTGGGTCGTTCGCCACCTGAGAGGCGGTGGCGTTTGGCAGGCTGTGAAGGTCGAGGGCGGCGCGAGAGAGGTCGCAGCCGATGACGTTGCGTGGCATGGTGGAGATCCTGTCCATGTC
This window encodes:
- a CDS encoding transposase, with the translated sequence MGLPIPHDMDRISTMPRNVIGCDLSRAALDLHSLPNATASQVANDPEAITLWVASLEPDVLVVFEATSGCDGPLIAALAERGIAFSRTNPRQAREFARATGVLAKTDRVDARVLAQMGSVLDLAITRPSSHARNRPSDFLRRRRQLVDIRKAEKTRRTRPARKRSPSRSRR